Part of the Spiroplasma endosymbiont of Poecilobothrus nobilitatus genome is shown below.
TAAATGCAAATACAGTATAATCTTGATGAACAAATCATAAAAAAGGAAAATTAAACAATCCTAAAGGACCTAAAATTTATTTTGGCAAAAGAAATTTAGAATATTATAAAACAAGGTATTAATTATTAAAAAAGCTCCATGACTTTTACAATTAAGCAAACTAAGAATAGTCTCTTTTATTAAACAAAATTGTCGTGAATATTCAATAAAATTATTACTAGAAGTAACAGGGTTAAAACGTAGTTATTGAAATAAATATAAAAATTATGACAGTAGCAAAAAAGATAAAAAAGCAATAAATGATATTGTAAAAGTCTATGAAGAAAATTTAAAACAATTTGTTTATCGAAGAATTACTAAATATTTAAAAGAAGATTATGGTATAAAATATAATTCAAAAAAAGTTTTAAGAATTATGCGTGATAATCAAATACAACCTGAATATGTAAGAAAAATGAGAATAAAAATAAAGTATAAACATAATAAAGAAAAAAGCTTATTGCAATATCCTGATTTAATTAAACGTAAATTCAATGATATAAAAACAAGGTTTTCAGTACTATATACTGATGTAACATATTTAATTTGAAAAGGAGAAAGATATTATCAATCAACAATTATTGATGGATATACTAAATAAATAGTTGATGTAAAGTGATCTAAATATAATGACAACAAATTAGTAATGGATAATTTAAATGATGCAATTAATAAAATAAAATTAATAAAAAAAGATCTGAATGTAATAATAATTCACTCAGATCACGGATATCAATATACATCCACTATTTATCACGATAAATGTTTATCTAACGGTATTATAATTTCAATGGGGAAAAAATACCACTGTGCAGATAATATTGTTATAGAAAGTTTTCATTCATTACTTAAGAAAGCTACAATCCATAATAAAATATATAATTCACATGAAGAATATATACAAGATGTTATAAAATGAAATACATGATATTCAAATCGTAAAGAAAAAGATATAATTAAAAAATAGTAAATACTTTTTATTAGTACTTGCTAAAATGTGTGCACTATATTCATCTCTTTTTTTATTGTCGTTTGATGTTGACCTTGCACTTATCACGACTATCGCTTAGTTCTAATGAACCAACGCCGATTTACATTTTTCCTCATACACTATTTCAGCACTTGCCTCGGCCGGCTGTGGGAATGAGTTTAAACTCATGTTCTTATGGAAGCACTTAGTTATTTAAAATAACCGTCCCACACTGCATTAAGTTGTTTTATAAAATCAAAGTTTAAAATAACCATTTTTATCATCAAAGATAATTTTTGAATTTTCTAAGCGTTTATAAAACCGCTTTTGTTTTTTATCTTTTGTCCGATTTAATAAATCTTTGTGTTTTTCACAAGTTCATAAAATTTTATTTGATAAAAATTCTTCGGTAATGAGTGATATTAATTTATAACAATCATTAACATCACATATTGTTTGTTGCTTATTAATTTCTATTACTTACTCCTTTCTTTTATTAAGTTTTTTTATTAACAAATTAATTAACTGAAACAGAGAAAGGACAACACCTTAAAATTGGAGAAAAACAGGTACACTTTGTAAAGATTTCTAAGATATTTAATAAATTTGCAAACAACTTAAAGAGGGTATCAAAAAGTTGTTATAAAAAGTTTCTATTTTAAGAATTTAAGATGCTGTCCTTTCTCTGAAACAATAAATAATTTGGTTTTATAAATAAAAAAACAACCTTTTTATTTAACAAGAGTTGTTTTTTGCCGCTTCATCGTACATGATACATTGTGTTAAAAATGGTCATAATCCTGGAGGAAAACAAAAATATTTATGCAAAAAATTTCGTGCTAGTTTTGATGCTTTTCGTGATCATTTTACGTATTGAAGTCATTTAAATTATGAACAGTGAAATTTATTGATTCAAATTTCATTATTAGGCCAATCTAGTAAAATGATTTCCCGCTTTATTAAAACATCACCGAAAAACGCTTGATATAATCGCCAAAAAATAATGAAATCAAAACAATTAGAAAACACCAAATTAAAATTTAAAACGTTAAATGGCCAAATTAAAATCGATGAAACATTTATTAAAGAAATCCACAAAGGTAATTTTAAAGATAAATTTGATAAAAGAAAAATTCATCTTGATTCATTTTCAACCAACACTAAATGTTGTATTCAAATGGCTGTTGATAGCAATAATAATATTTATGTTAAATCAACCAACACAAAACGATTACAAAAACAGTGAATTATTGAAAATATTAATAAACAATTAATCAAAGAAAATTCAATTATTATTTCTGACATGCAACCATTATATTTATTAGTAGCAAAACAAACAAATTCTATTTTATTAGCAACTAAAAATAGTACAAATCCTGATGCTAGTTATCGGAAGTTAAATAAAATTAGTAAATTACAATCAAATCTTAAATAATCCTTAATTCATTATCATGGCTTAGGTTTCACGAACATTCAAAATTATTTAAATCTCCGAAAATGAAAATACCAGCATAAAGGTTTAACGCCAAACCAACAATCATCGGTATTATATTTTAACGTATAAAAAAGTTAAATAACAATATTAAAAGTTTATATAATTTTCTTTTAAAGTTATCATATTGATGATTTTTTTTATTTCATCAAGAGTTTTCTACAAAATTAAAAAAATTTCTTGCAGTTTTTTCCAACAATGTTAAGATAATATTGTAATTGACAGAGGTAGCTTATAAAACATAAGTTTGAGAAATACTCTTAGAACCTGATCTAGTTAACGCTAGCGTAGGGAGTTCAAATTCGTTATTTATTTAATTTAATAAATTTAATTTGATGCTCACTTTCACAGAAGTTAATTACAAAATTATTTGTGTAAGGAGATTTTTTATATGGTTACAATCCCATCTTTTAAGGTTAAGTTAAACCAACAAAACATTATTTTATGATACAATAAAGAAACTATTTTTATTGTCATAAGTTTATACCTTGGTATTTTAATAACGCTTAGTATTTTACCACTATCAAGATTAAGTAAATTATTTCATTTAAATAATGACCAATATTTTAAAAATATATGAGTTTTTTGTTTAACGATTTGTGGACTTGGTTTAATATTTAGTATCATATCTGCAATAAGTGTTTGATTAACAAATTATGAAGAATATATTAATTGTAAGTTTCAGTTTATTATTTTAAATATTATTAGTTTGAATTTTCTTAATTTAATTAGTAATATTATTATTTATAGTTATGAAATAAAGGTTAGTGATTTATTATTTACTAATACTACGAAACGAAAACGATTTTTAATTAATTTAGGAATTTGAAAATGAAAAACATTTGATATTGTTATTATTGCGGTGTTTGCAGCAGTAACCTTAGTTTTAGCATATTTAGAAACATTATTGCCTAACTTACCATATGGTGGTGGCATTGGTTTAAAATATCTTCCACTTATCGTTATTGCTTTTTTACATTCAGCAATCGCTGGTTTTATAACTGGGAGTATTAGTGCACTGATGTCATTGCTATTTATTGCTTCAAATTTTATTGTTTCACCATGATCATATTTATTAGATTATTTTGTTCCAATGATTATTCCAACAATTACGGGTTTTATGCGTTTTAAAGTTAATAATGACAAAAAATATATTACTTATGTTAATTATATTATTATTTGTTTTAGTATTATTACTCTTATTTACTTCTCACAAGTATTAGTTGGTGTTTTAATTTGAACAACTTTATTCCCTGATTCAGTTTGACCAGGTTATAGTAATTGATTATATGCCATTGTTTATAACTTTATTCATAGTTTTCTTTTTACATATCCAATTATCCAAATTGTCGTTCCTTTTATTTTGCGTAGTTTAGCTCCCATTTTTTGACAACGTTATTTAAAATATGATAATTAAAAAAGATAACAATAAAAAAATTCAATTATCATTTTTATGATGATTGCATTTTTTTATTAATAGCATTAACAATGTTTTCTACATTAAAACCAAAATATTCTAAAACATCTTGAAATGGTCCTGATTGACCAAAGGTGTTAATTCCAAAATTTAAACCATTATTTGAAGTATAATGTTTTCAACCAAAGGTTGCTCCTAATTCGATTGACGCAATTAAAGCTGTTGGTTCTAACAATTTTTGTTTATAGGCATCATCTTGCTGCTCAAATAATTCTCAACAAGGCATTGATACTACTTTTACTTTAATTTTTTTATCATGTTCTAATTTGTTTGCAACAGCAATTGCTATGCTGACTTCACTACCAGTTGCTAACAATACAACATGATTATTATCTTCTTTTCCATAAACTTGATAAGCTCCTTTTTTCACCGCCTCAACATTTGAATGTTCTAATTCTGGTAAATCTTGTCGCGTAATTAAAATAACACTTGGAGTATGTTTTGACTGTAAAGCGATATAATAAGCTCCTAATGTTTCATTAAAATCAGCTGGACGAAAAACATTTAAGTTTGGCTGACTACGTAACATTGCTAATTGTTCAATTGGTTGGTGTGTTGGACCATCTTCACCAACAGCAATTGAATCATGCGATAAAATATAAATAGCTTGAATTTCCATTAATGAACTTAATCGAATAGCTGGCTTCATATAATCAGCAAAAACAAAGAAACCACTCGCAAAAGGAATTAATCCACGGTGTAAACAAATTCCATTATTAATGGCTGCCATTGCAAATTCTCGAACCCCATAAGTTAAATTACGACCTAATCGATTTTCAGGACTATAAACACCATCAGCTCCTTTTGCTTTTGTACTACCACTTAAATCAGCACTACCGCCAATTAAAGTTGGAATAATATTAGAAAGACGATCAAGGATTGCCCCGCTACTAATTCGTGTTGCTTGTGGCTTAATTGGTTTTAAATCACGAAAATCTTGTGGATTAAAATTAAAATTACCATAAACTGCATCATCAAGTTCTTTTGCTAAAGTAGAATTTTCTTTGCAAAGACCTTGATACATTTCTAATCATTCCTGATATTTTTTAATTCCTCGTTGTTTAACATTGATTTTAAAATCCTTATAAACTTCACTAGGAACTTCAAATGGTTTATAATCTCATTTTAAAATTTTACGAACTGTTTCAATATCGCTTCCTAACGGCGCGCCATGTACTGCTGGTGTTCCTTGTTTCGTTGCCCCATCACCAATTATTGTTTTTACTTCGATTAATGTTGGTTTATCACTTTTTTTTGCTTTTATAATAGCTTGATCAATTGCTTCAATATCATTACCATCTTTGACAAAAAGATAATTTCAATTTGCCGCTTTAA
Proteins encoded:
- a CDS encoding integrase core domain-containing protein, translated to MDNLNDAINKIKLIKKDLNVIIIHSDHGYQYTSTIYHDKCLSNGIIISMGKKYHCADNIVIESFHSLLKKATIHNKIYNSHEEYIQDVIKWNTWYSNRKEKDIIKK
- a CDS encoding energy-coupled thiamine transporter ThiT, yielding MNFLNLISNIIIYSYEIKVSDLLFTNTTKRKRFLINLGIWKWKTFDIVIIAVFAAVTLVLAYLETLLPNLPYGGGIGLKYLPLIVIAFLHSAIAGFITGSISALMSLLFIASNFIVSPWSYLLDYFVPMIIPTITGFMRFKVNNDKKYITYVNYIIICFSIITLIYFSQVLVGVLIWTTLFPDSVWPGYSNWLYAIVYNFIHSFLFTYPIIQIVVPFILRSLAPIFWQRYLKYDN
- the tkt gene encoding transketolase, whose translation is MKKSIDTIKMLGIEAINKANSGHPGIVLGAAPMAYTLFTRHLVVNPQVDKWTNRDRFVLAAGHGSALLYSLLHLSGFDFNIDDLRNFRQVDSITPGHPESHLTPGVDVTTGPLGQGLAAAVGLALAETHLAARYNTNKYSLYDHYTYVLCGDGDLQEGVTQEAISLAGHWKLNKLIVLFDSNDVQLDNMVNVAQSENIADRFKAANWNYLFVKDGNDIEAIDQAIIKAKKSDKPTLIEVKTIIGDGATKQGTPAVHGAPLGSDIETVRKILKWDYKPFEVPSEVYKDFKINVKQRGIKKYQEWLEMYQGLCKENSTLAKELDDAVYGNFNFNPQDFRDLKPIKPQATRISSGAILDRLSNIIPTLIGGSADLSGSTKAKGADGVYSPENRLGRNLTYGVREFAMAAINNGICLHRGLIPFASGFFVFADYMKPAIRLSSLMEIQAIYILSHDSIAVGEDGPTHQPIEQLAMLRSQPNLNVFRPADFNETLGAYYIALQSKHTPSVILITRQDLPELEHSNVEAVKKGAYQVYGKEDNNHVVLLATGSEVSIAIAVANKLEHDKKIKVKVVSMPCWELFEQQDDAYKQKLLEPTALIASIELGATFGWKHYTSNNGLNFGINTFGQSGPFQDVLEYFGFNVENIVNAINKKMQSS